Proteins from one Bos indicus x Bos taurus breed Angus x Brahman F1 hybrid chromosome 19, Bos_hybrid_MaternalHap_v2.0, whole genome shotgun sequence genomic window:
- the FAM222B gene encoding protein FAM222B isoform X1: MLACLPGPGDLSFQLLSHTQMNTGLQKWDTTQKMRTAHYPTPAELDAYAKKVANNPLTIKIFPNSVKVPQRKHVRRTVNGLDTSAQRYSPYPTQAATRAGLLAIVKVPAKSILKDFDGTRARLLPEAIMNPPVAPYATVAPSTLAHPQAQALARQQALQHAQTLAHAPPQTLQHPQGIPPPQALSHPQSLQQPQGLGHPQPMAQTQGLVHPQALSHQGLQHPPTPLLHGGRKMPDSDAPPNVTVSTSTIPLSMAATLQHSQPPDLSSIVHQINQFCQTRAGVSTTSVCEGQIANPSPISRSLLINASTRVSTHSVPTPMPSCVVNPMEHTHAASAALPPAGPVNLPAGLSRAPTGYPSDLKPVAWNQHQLAHLQQMCGEAGGTPAPGLTGKHAAGRELAGPGLVGKTPAYPQELCLAQSFHLKPPLEKPTPSPPVNGLAAPLAYPNGHYFQPLWNNILPTPNSDSSGSQDLAVPFHGGQPTGAPLDCAAVAAGAHFRAGTGGGPVASQNSLIQTVDYLSGDFQQACFREQSLAMLSKAHRAPGNRAPDPTDSRSLHVQHPGYR; this comes from the exons ATGCTAGCCTGTCTACCAGGGCCAGGTGACCTGTCCTTTCAGCTTCTCTCTCACACGCAGATGAACACTGGACTTCAGAAAT gGGACACTACACAGAAAATGAGAACTGCTCACTACCCTACCCCAGCCGAATTGGACGCGTATGCTAAGAAGGTCGCAAACAACCCACTGACTATAAAAATCTTCCCCAACAGTGTGAAGGTTCCCCAGCGGAAACACGTTCGTCGTACTGTGAACGGCCTGGACACATCGGCCCAGCGCTACAGCCCCTACCCGACTCAGGCCGCCACCAGGGCAGGCCTGCTGGCCATTGTCAAAGTGCCAGCCAAAAGCATACTCAAGGACTTTGACGGCACCCGAGCCCGGTTGCTCCCCGAGGCCATCATGAACCCCCCAGTGGCGCCCTATGCTACTGTGGCACCCAGCACTTTagcccacccccaggcccaggcTCTGGCCCGCCAGCAGGCCCTGCAGCACGCACAGACCCTGGCCCACGCCCCTCCCCAGACGCTGCAGCACCCTCAGGGTATCCCGCCACCCCAGGCGCTGTCCCACCCCCAGAGCCTCCAACAGCCTCAGGGCCTGGGTCACCCTCAGCCCATGGCCCAGACCCAGGGCTTGGTCCACCCTCAGGCCCTGTCTCACCAGGGTCTCCAGCACCCCCCCACTCCCTTGCTGCATGGAGGCCGGAAGATGCCAGACTCAGATGCCCCCCCGAATGTGACCGTGTCTACCTCAACTATCCCCCTTTCAATGGCGGCTACCCTGCAGCACAGCCAGCCCCCGGACCTGAGCAGCATCGTGCACCAGATCAACCAGTTTTGCCAGACGCGGGCGGGCGTCAGCACTACCTCAGTGTGTGAGGGCCAGATCGCCAACCCCAGCCCCATTAGTCGCAGTCTGCTCATCAATGCAAGCACTCGGGTGTCGACCCACAGCGTCCCCACACCAATGCCTTCATGTGTGGTCAATCCCATGGAGCACACCCACGCGGCCAGCGCCGCGCTGCCCCCTGCGGGCCCCGTCAACCTGCCCGCGGGCCTCTCGCGTGCCCCCACTGGCTACCCTAGCGACCTCAAGCCAGTCGCCTGGAACCAGCACCAGCTGGCACACCTGCAGCAGATGTGCGGTGAGGCCGGTGGGACACCGGCCCCTGGCCTGACAGGCAAGCATGCAGCAGGACGCGAGTTGGCAGGGCCTGGCTTGGTGGGCAAGACCCCTGCCTACCCGCAGGAACTCTGCCTGGCACAGTCTTTCCATCTGAAGCCACCCCTGGAGAAGCCAACCCCGTCCCCACCCGTCAACGGCCTGGCCGCCCCACTGGCCTACCCCAATGGTCACTACTTCCAACCCCTGTGGAACAACATTCTGCCCACTCCCAATAGCGACAGCTCGGGGTCTCAGGACCTCGCCGTGCCGTTCCACGGTGGGCAGCCCACGGGCGCACCCCTCGACTGTGCGGCGGTGGCTGCTGGGGCCCACTTCCGGGCAGGGACCGGGGGCGGTCCAGTGGCAAGCCAGAACAGCTTGATACAAACGGTGGATTACCTAAGTGGGGATTTCCAGCAGGCCTGCTTCCGAGAACAGAGCCTGGCCATGCTGAGCAAGGCCCACCGAGCCCCTGGCAACCGAGCCCCTGACCCCACAGATAGTCGAAGTCTTCATGTTCAGCACCCCGGGTATAGATAG
- the FAM222B gene encoding protein FAM222B isoform X2: MNPPVAPYATVAPSTLAHPQAQALARQQALQHAQTLAHAPPQTLQHPQGIPPPQALSHPQSLQQPQGLGHPQPMAQTQGLVHPQALSHQGLQHPPTPLLHGGRKMPDSDAPPNVTVSTSTIPLSMAATLQHSQPPDLSSIVHQINQFCQTRAGVSTTSVCEGQIANPSPISRSLLINASTRVSTHSVPTPMPSCVVNPMEHTHAASAALPPAGPVNLPAGLSRAPTGYPSDLKPVAWNQHQLAHLQQMCGEAGGTPAPGLTGKHAAGRELAGPGLVGKTPAYPQELCLAQSFHLKPPLEKPTPSPPVNGLAAPLAYPNGHYFQPLWNNILPTPNSDSSGSQDLAVPFHGGQPTGAPLDCAAVAAGAHFRAGTGGGPVASQNSLIQTVDYLSGDFQQACFREQSLAMLSKAHRAPGNRAPDPTDSRSLHVQHPGYR, translated from the coding sequence ATGAACCCCCCAGTGGCGCCCTATGCTACTGTGGCACCCAGCACTTTagcccacccccaggcccaggcTCTGGCCCGCCAGCAGGCCCTGCAGCACGCACAGACCCTGGCCCACGCCCCTCCCCAGACGCTGCAGCACCCTCAGGGTATCCCGCCACCCCAGGCGCTGTCCCACCCCCAGAGCCTCCAACAGCCTCAGGGCCTGGGTCACCCTCAGCCCATGGCCCAGACCCAGGGCTTGGTCCACCCTCAGGCCCTGTCTCACCAGGGTCTCCAGCACCCCCCCACTCCCTTGCTGCATGGAGGCCGGAAGATGCCAGACTCAGATGCCCCCCCGAATGTGACCGTGTCTACCTCAACTATCCCCCTTTCAATGGCGGCTACCCTGCAGCACAGCCAGCCCCCGGACCTGAGCAGCATCGTGCACCAGATCAACCAGTTTTGCCAGACGCGGGCGGGCGTCAGCACTACCTCAGTGTGTGAGGGCCAGATCGCCAACCCCAGCCCCATTAGTCGCAGTCTGCTCATCAATGCAAGCACTCGGGTGTCGACCCACAGCGTCCCCACACCAATGCCTTCATGTGTGGTCAATCCCATGGAGCACACCCACGCGGCCAGCGCCGCGCTGCCCCCTGCGGGCCCCGTCAACCTGCCCGCGGGCCTCTCGCGTGCCCCCACTGGCTACCCTAGCGACCTCAAGCCAGTCGCCTGGAACCAGCACCAGCTGGCACACCTGCAGCAGATGTGCGGTGAGGCCGGTGGGACACCGGCCCCTGGCCTGACAGGCAAGCATGCAGCAGGACGCGAGTTGGCAGGGCCTGGCTTGGTGGGCAAGACCCCTGCCTACCCGCAGGAACTCTGCCTGGCACAGTCTTTCCATCTGAAGCCACCCCTGGAGAAGCCAACCCCGTCCCCACCCGTCAACGGCCTGGCCGCCCCACTGGCCTACCCCAATGGTCACTACTTCCAACCCCTGTGGAACAACATTCTGCCCACTCCCAATAGCGACAGCTCGGGGTCTCAGGACCTCGCCGTGCCGTTCCACGGTGGGCAGCCCACGGGCGCACCCCTCGACTGTGCGGCGGTGGCTGCTGGGGCCCACTTCCGGGCAGGGACCGGGGGCGGTCCAGTGGCAAGCCAGAACAGCTTGATACAAACGGTGGATTACCTAAGTGGGGATTTCCAGCAGGCCTGCTTCCGAGAACAGAGCCTGGCCATGCTGAGCAAGGCCCACCGAGCCCCTGGCAACCGAGCCCCTGACCCCACAGATAGTCGAAGTCTTCATGTTCAGCACCCCGGGTATAGATAG